In Pasteurella multocida subsp. multocida OH4807, a genomic segment contains:
- a CDS encoding lipopolysaccharide heptosyltransferase II (COG0859 ADP-heptose:LPS heptosyltransferase), whose product MKILIIGPSWVGDMMMSHSLYQVLKQQYPACEIDVMAPNWCKPLLARMPEVRNAITMPIGHGAFALGERYRLGKSLRNQYDMAIVLPNSLKSAFIPFFAKIPRRRGWKGESRYIFLNDIRNNKKDYPMMVQRYIALGFEKGVVPKAADLPCPVPYLTINPEEQAETLKKFEKQTALAEHRPSIGFCPGAEFGPAKRWPHYHYAKLAELLIQQGYAIRLFGSAKDSEVGEDIRQALPEELRNYCVNLAGQTSLNEAVDLIADCAAVVSNDSGLMHIAAAVQRPLVALYGPTSPTYTPPLSDKAIIIRLIEGGLIKVRKGKDSAEGYHQSLMDIQPEMVLEKLTGLLTR is encoded by the coding sequence ATGAAGATTTTAATTATTGGCCCTTCTTGGGTTGGCGATATGATGATGTCGCACAGTTTATATCAAGTGCTCAAACAGCAATATCCTGCGTGTGAAATTGATGTAATGGCGCCAAATTGGTGTAAACCACTTCTCGCCCGTATGCCTGAAGTGCGTAATGCGATTACAATGCCAATCGGACACGGTGCATTTGCACTTGGTGAACGCTATCGCTTAGGCAAATCATTACGCAATCAATATGATATGGCGATTGTATTACCGAACTCGTTAAAATCTGCTTTCATTCCATTTTTTGCCAAAATTCCACGCCGTCGAGGTTGGAAAGGCGAAAGCCGTTATATTTTCTTAAATGATATTCGCAATAACAAGAAAGATTATCCGATGATGGTGCAACGCTATATTGCGCTAGGCTTTGAAAAAGGTGTGGTGCCAAAAGCGGCAGATTTACCATGCCCAGTGCCCTATCTGACGATCAATCCTGAAGAACAAGCAGAAACTTTAAAAAAATTCGAAAAACAGACCGCACTTGCAGAGCATCGTCCGAGTATTGGTTTCTGTCCAGGTGCTGAATTTGGGCCTGCAAAACGTTGGCCACATTATCATTACGCAAAACTCGCAGAACTGTTAATTCAACAAGGCTATGCCATTCGCTTATTTGGTTCAGCAAAAGATAGCGAAGTGGGTGAAGATATTCGCCAAGCATTACCAGAAGAGTTACGCAATTATTGTGTCAATTTAGCAGGGCAAACCTCGTTAAATGAAGCAGTGGATTTAATTGCAGATTGTGCAGCTGTTGTCAGCAACGACAGTGGTTTAATGCATATTGCTGCCGCCGTACAACGCCCATTAGTGGCACTTTATGGTCCAACTAGCCCAACGTATACGCCGCCATTATCCGATAAAGCGATCATTATTCGTTTAATCGAAGGCGGCTTAATCAAAGTGCGTAAAGGCAAAGACAGCGCAGAAGGTTATCATCAAAGTTTAATGGATATTCAGCCAGAAATGGTGTTGGAAAAACTCACAGGATTACTGACACGCTAA
- a CDS encoding hypothetical protein (COG3201 Nicotinamide mononucleotide transporter) gives MNLTTIKNEFLGGWKPFEAIWLFIFLAAQIIAYLIEPDSVLAMISGIAGILCVVFVSKGKISNYFFGLIFAYTYFYVAWGANYLGEMNTVLYVYIPAQFIGYFLWKNNLHKDANNSESVMTKSLTLTGWAITLGSIAVGTLLFVQALNAAGGSSTGLDGLTTVIVVVAQLLMILRYREQWLLWITLNVISIVLWTQASEGSLSMVMMYVAYLLNSLYGYYNWRKLEKA, from the coding sequence ATGAATCTCACTACAATTAAAAATGAATTTTTAGGCGGCTGGAAACCGTTTGAAGCAATCTGGTTGTTTATTTTTTTAGCGGCTCAAATCATAGCATACCTTATCGAACCAGATTCTGTCCTTGCTATGATTTCTGGGATTGCCGGTATTTTGTGTGTGGTGTTTGTGAGTAAGGGAAAAATCAGTAATTATTTCTTTGGGTTAATTTTTGCCTATACTTATTTTTATGTGGCATGGGGTGCAAATTACCTTGGTGAAATGAATACCGTACTGTATGTGTATATTCCTGCGCAATTTATTGGCTATTTCTTATGGAAAAATAATTTACATAAAGACGCCAACAACAGTGAAAGCGTGATGACAAAATCCTTAACGTTAACGGGTTGGGCTATTACATTAGGTTCAATTGCCGTGGGAACATTATTATTTGTACAGGCATTAAATGCCGCAGGCGGTAGTTCAACGGGATTAGATGGTTTAACAACAGTAATTGTGGTGGTGGCTCAACTCTTAATGATTCTGCGTTATCGTGAACAATGGTTGTTATGGATTACGTTAAACGTGATTTCTATTGTGTTATGGACGCAAGCATCGGAGGGGTCTTTATCCATGGTGATGATGTATGTTGCTTATTTATTAAACTCTCTTTACGGTTATTATAACTGGCGTAAATTAGAAAAAGCATAG
- a CDS encoding CRISPR-associated helicase Cas3 family (COG1203 Predicted helicases), whose protein sequence is MNILLVSQCQKNALTETRRILDQFAERCGDRVWQTAITQAGLETLYRMLRQTARKNTAVACYWTHQKNATELLWIVGDKRQFNDQGRVPTNYTTRNILRAEEEVSWKNAYSIQILTALAALLHDIGKSSIGFQNKLLKGRTALPVADPYRHEWISARLFEAMISGCHTDQAWLERLANWEEFEQQHPHWFNGIIQDDGKKAFSGFDQLPPIAKVMIWLITSHHRLPFSENFFVPNRNYLRDLRRYCQRDFKTFFSDYRPIARWVVNDSSHPTPHHFWQFEHVVTQSRAWQKVMARWAKKALNHPALFSSSYMEDPFVLLLTRLSLVAGDHYYSSQGSNTELGDKTRVLYANTDEKGDVKQALDEHLLGVCQMANRFARLLPKFSGELPRIARHKPFAKPAEGRFAWQNRVVNLAKSIQKTSETHGFFGVNMASTGCGKTFANAKMMYALSDQKKGARLTIALGLRVLTLQTGTALSQRLALTHAKEQDYLAVLVGSSAVRKLYELQQERAAQLANMGSESVESWFENMAVEGAAYLESAVEDEEVSDFLTKKDPAMKKLLYAPLVSCTLDHIIAASESVRGGHHIIPTLRLLTSDLILDEPDDFGQEDLPALSRLVHLAGLFGSRVLLSSATLTPDFITGLFRAYQAGRQIYNQQQGIATDLPVCCAWVDEFEQQHLACHDAQMFMTTHQQFVLQRAAHLAKSPVRRKAEILSLPPLKAKENQPIDYHMLAEQLLKYAAKLHEFHGEIDPKTQKKVSVGLIRFSNITPMVPLAQALLQLPEQDELSDYCFHLCCYHSRQLLLLRSSLEEKLDRLLDRHQPQALYQQPEIITALASHPAKHHVFIVLGSPVTEVGRDHDYDWAIVDPSSMRSIIQLAGRVWRHRAEKIAEQPNIYLLPTHWRGLAPNRDHTKPIYWRPGFESERNTLTTHQLAKLISEQELAHIQATPRIVKPENLRPKEKLADLEHAVIAELLNASQANHVNLYWDKGYTNRLSANLPLMTRFRQSVPEQNVVCQYDEESDWGFSFYDADSLKRDQYSMLSTIRYKTIPPCPQGLVKPWLHASLSDVALQLAEALGIEDIQSLPAAYLSVSLQREVHDWYYHEMFGFWDKNKTLQM, encoded by the coding sequence ATGAATATTTTGTTAGTTAGCCAATGCCAGAAAAATGCACTGACAGAAACTCGGCGAATTTTGGATCAATTTGCGGAACGTTGTGGCGATCGCGTCTGGCAGACGGCGATAACCCAAGCAGGTTTAGAGACGTTGTATCGGATGTTGCGTCAAACGGCGCGTAAAAATACGGCGGTAGCGTGTTATTGGACACATCAAAAAAATGCGACCGAGTTGCTATGGATTGTCGGCGATAAACGTCAATTTAATGATCAGGGCCGTGTACCGACGAACTACACTACGCGTAATATTTTACGTGCCGAAGAGGAAGTGTCATGGAAAAACGCCTATTCAATTCAAATTTTGACCGCACTTGCAGCCTTGTTACATGATATTGGAAAATCGAGTATCGGTTTTCAGAACAAGCTCTTGAAAGGTCGTACAGCACTGCCTGTTGCAGATCCGTATCGACATGAATGGATCTCTGCACGCTTATTTGAAGCGATGATTTCAGGGTGTCATACGGATCAGGCATGGTTGGAGCGATTAGCCAATTGGGAGGAATTTGAACAGCAACATCCCCACTGGTTTAATGGTATTATTCAAGATGATGGGAAAAAGGCTTTTTCTGGCTTTGATCAGTTACCACCAATTGCGAAAGTCATGATTTGGTTAATTACCTCTCATCATCGTCTTCCATTTAGTGAAAATTTTTTCGTACCGAATCGCAATTACCTGAGAGATTTACGCCGATATTGTCAGCGTGATTTTAAGACTTTTTTTAGTGATTACCGTCCGATTGCCCGTTGGGTAGTGAATGATTCGTCTCATCCTACGCCTCATCACTTTTGGCAATTTGAGCATGTTGTGACACAAAGTCGAGCTTGGCAAAAAGTGATGGCGCGATGGGCAAAAAAAGCACTCAATCACCCTGCATTATTTTCTTCCTCTTACATGGAAGATCCTTTTGTCCTTTTACTCACTCGTTTATCTTTAGTCGCGGGCGATCATTACTATTCTTCACAAGGCAGCAATACTGAGTTAGGCGATAAAACACGCGTTTTGTATGCCAATACAGATGAGAAAGGCGATGTCAAACAAGCATTGGATGAGCATTTATTAGGTGTTTGTCAAATGGCAAATCGATTTGCTCGTTTATTGCCTAAATTCAGTGGAGAGTTACCGCGTATCGCGCGACATAAACCGTTTGCGAAACCTGCGGAAGGGCGTTTTGCTTGGCAAAATCGCGTGGTGAATCTGGCAAAAAGTATACAGAAAACCAGTGAAACGCATGGATTCTTTGGGGTAAATATGGCGAGTACGGGCTGTGGGAAAACCTTTGCCAATGCGAAAATGATGTATGCGTTAAGTGATCAAAAGAAAGGGGCGAGATTGACAATCGCGCTCGGGTTACGCGTGCTAACGTTACAAACAGGCACAGCATTAAGCCAACGTTTAGCCTTAACACATGCTAAAGAACAAGATTATTTAGCGGTGTTGGTTGGAAGCAGTGCGGTCAGAAAACTGTATGAATTACAGCAAGAACGGGCCGCACAGTTAGCGAACATGGGGAGTGAAAGTGTCGAATCGTGGTTCGAGAATATGGCAGTTGAAGGGGCTGCCTATCTTGAAAGTGCGGTCGAAGATGAAGAGGTTTCAGACTTTTTAACCAAAAAAGATCCTGCAATGAAGAAACTGCTGTATGCCCCGTTGGTGAGTTGTACATTGGATCATATTATTGCGGCATCAGAAAGTGTTCGTGGTGGGCATCATATCATCCCTACATTGCGTTTATTGACCTCAGATTTAATTCTGGATGAACCCGATGATTTTGGGCAAGAGGATCTTCCTGCCTTGAGCCGTTTGGTGCATTTAGCGGGGTTATTTGGTAGTCGTGTGTTGTTGTCTTCTGCTACGTTGACGCCAGACTTTATCACAGGATTATTTCGTGCTTATCAAGCGGGGCGTCAAATTTATAATCAACAACAAGGCATCGCCACAGACTTGCCAGTCTGCTGTGCTTGGGTTGATGAGTTTGAGCAGCAACACTTAGCCTGTCATGATGCACAGATGTTTATGACGACACATCAACAATTTGTTTTGCAGCGTGCGGCTCATTTAGCTAAAAGCCCAGTACGTCGTAAAGCGGAAATTTTGAGCTTACCGCCGTTAAAAGCGAAGGAAAACCAGCCAATTGATTATCATATGTTGGCGGAACAATTATTGAAATATGCCGCAAAATTGCATGAATTTCATGGCGAAATTGACCCGAAAACACAGAAAAAAGTCAGTGTCGGGTTGATTCGTTTTTCGAATATCACACCGATGGTGCCTCTTGCACAAGCACTTTTACAGCTCCCTGAGCAAGATGAGTTATCTGATTATTGTTTCCACTTGTGTTGTTATCATTCTAGACAGCTATTGTTATTGCGTTCGAGTTTAGAAGAAAAACTCGACCGTTTGCTCGATCGGCATCAACCGCAGGCATTATATCAACAACCTGAAATTATCACCGCGCTTGCCAGTCACCCCGCTAAACATCATGTATTTATTGTATTGGGGAGCCCCGTTACTGAAGTGGGACGCGATCATGATTATGACTGGGCAATTGTTGACCCTTCTTCTATGCGTTCGATTATTCAGCTTGCGGGGCGAGTGTGGCGACACCGTGCAGAAAAAATAGCAGAACAACCCAATATTTATTTATTGCCGACTCATTGGCGAGGATTGGCGCCTAATCGCGATCATACTAAACCGATTTATTGGCGTCCTGGTTTTGAAAGTGAGCGCAATACGTTGACGACCCATCAATTAGCGAAATTGATTTCAGAGCAGGAGTTAGCGCATATTCAAGCCACACCACGTATTGTGAAACCTGAAAATTTGCGCCCAAAAGAGAAATTAGCCGATTTAGAGCACGCGGTTATCGCTGAGTTGTTGAATGCTTCTCAGGCAAACCATGTCAATTTATATTGGGATAAAGGCTATACCAATCGCTTGTCAGCCAACTTACCTTTGATGACCCGTTTTAGACAAAGCGTGCCAGAGCAAAACGTGGTGTGTCAATACGATGAAGAATCAGATTGGGGCTTCTCGTTTTATGATGCGGATAGCTTGAAGCGAGATCAATACAGTATGTTGTCTACTATTCGTTATAAAACGATTCCGCCTTGTCCACAAGGTCTTGTTAAACCTTGGTTGCACGCCTCTTTGTCAGATGTGGCGCTACAATTAGCCGAAGCGTTAGGTATTGAGGATATCCAATCTTTGCCTGCGGCTTATTTAAGTGTTTCACTTCAGCGAGAGGTACACGACTGGTATTACCATGAAATGTTTGGTTTTTGGGATAAAAATAAGACACTTCAGATGTAA
- a CDS encoding protein ScrR (COG1609 Transcriptional regulators) produces the protein MTITNKKRVTLNDIAKLCGLSTTTVSMILNNRGEEFKIKAETCQRVKAIAEEQGYRANVYAKSLKMQRSHVIGLVIPDLTNYGFAYTAKILEKQCRENGLQLIIACSDDNPQQEKLAIERLLDRQIDFLITAPTHQDTTYYKKISQQIPILQLDRCVPNLTLNYVISNDSEKIATLIPQLASQYQLTEFIYFGGQRILSPSESRLAGFLQGLEQANIAIQNEWILHRTYQPEAGYQMLAETEAKLGRLPQAIFTASYTLLEGVLRYLTEHQKMDLLLNRQLHLATFDDHDILNALPFHIHSIKQNHHQIAQHIFSHITRYFEGKKSHNEKIECDIIYRH, from the coding sequence ATGACGATAACAAATAAAAAACGCGTTACTCTCAACGATATTGCGAAACTTTGTGGCTTGTCCACCACCACCGTCAGTATGATTTTGAATAATCGAGGTGAAGAATTTAAAATTAAAGCGGAAACTTGCCAACGAGTCAAAGCCATTGCAGAAGAACAAGGCTATCGTGCCAATGTCTATGCAAAATCCCTTAAAATGCAACGTTCTCACGTGATCGGTTTGGTCATTCCTGATCTGACCAACTATGGTTTTGCTTATACTGCGAAGATCTTGGAAAAGCAATGTCGTGAAAATGGCTTACAACTCATTATTGCTTGTTCGGATGACAACCCACAACAAGAAAAATTAGCGATCGAACGCCTATTAGATCGTCAAATTGATTTTTTAATTACCGCACCGACACATCAAGATACCACTTATTATAAAAAAATTAGCCAACAAATCCCGATTCTACAATTAGATCGCTGTGTGCCAAACTTAACACTGAATTATGTGATCAGTAATGACAGTGAAAAAATTGCGACACTCATTCCTCAGCTTGCGAGTCAATATCAATTAACAGAATTTATATACTTTGGTGGGCAACGTATACTTTCGCCCAGTGAGTCCCGTTTAGCGGGCTTTTTACAGGGGCTTGAACAAGCGAATATTGCGATTCAAAATGAATGGATTTTACACCGCACTTATCAGCCAGAGGCAGGCTATCAAATGCTAGCGGAAACCGAAGCAAAATTAGGGCGTTTACCCCAAGCCATTTTCACAGCGTCCTACACCTTATTAGAAGGCGTATTACGCTATTTAACTGAACATCAAAAAATGGATTTATTACTTAATCGTCAGTTGCATTTAGCGACCTTTGATGATCACGATATTTTAAATGCGCTCCCCTTCCACATACATTCGATTAAGCAAAACCACCACCAAATTGCGCAACATATTTTTTCGCATATTACGCGCTATTTTGAAGGTAAAAAAAGCCATAATGAAAAAATCGAATGTGACATTATCTATCGTCATTAA
- a CDS encoding copper metallochaperone (COG2847 Uncharacterized protein conserved in bacteria), producing MKQLAKICLILTALLPATLFAKINVEQALIFNAKAGEPTAIFMNIYNEGEEDVSLAMVQSDIGAHLTLHGTQNGKMVEVNGINIPAHKMTSLKRGGLHIMVFDVEQELEVGKTFPLRLLFDNGEIIKIDAKIIQYQ from the coding sequence ATGAAACAGTTAGCTAAAATTTGCTTGATTTTGACCGCACTTTTGCCCGCCACCCTTTTTGCCAAAATCAATGTCGAACAAGCCCTCATCTTTAATGCAAAAGCAGGAGAACCTACCGCCATATTTATGAATATTTATAATGAAGGTGAGGAAGATGTCAGCTTAGCTATGGTACAAAGTGACATCGGTGCTCATTTAACATTGCACGGCACGCAAAATGGTAAAATGGTTGAAGTGAATGGCATTAATATTCCCGCCCATAAAATGACGTCACTCAAACGAGGTGGGCTACATATTATGGTGTTTGATGTTGAACAAGAACTCGAAGTCGGCAAAACATTTCCACTGCGTCTACTATTTGATAATGGCGAAATCATTAAGATTGATGCAAAAATTATTCAATACCAATAA
- a CDS encoding CRISPR-associated protein Cas1 (COG1518 Uncharacterized protein predicted to be involved in DNA repair), which translates to MPNTPYIASSDLKTILHSKRANLYYLEHCRVLLNGGRVEYVTDEGKASFYWNIPIANTTCLLLGSGTSITQAAMRELSKAGVMVGFCSGGGTPLFNGTEPEIGCDFFSPQSEYRPVIYLQQWCRFWFDDEKRLVIAKALQQRRLSLLEVIWSKLDWTYPTEKLSALVQQYQQEFEQAVHSQALLAAEGRLTTKLYALANQATINDPIFKRSERGQSVDSVNQFLDHGNYLAYGLGATACWVLGLPHGLSVLHGKTRRGGLVFDTADIIKDSMILPQAFISAQKGESEKEFRQACIENLLHFGALDIMIDTLKQLAQQGESDEYFVS; encoded by the coding sequence GTGCCTAATACACCTTATATTGCTTCTTCCGATTTGAAGACCATTCTGCATTCTAAACGCGCGAATCTTTATTATTTAGAACATTGCCGTGTGTTGTTAAATGGCGGGCGGGTAGAGTATGTGACCGACGAAGGAAAAGCCTCATTTTATTGGAATATTCCGATTGCAAATACAACTTGTTTGTTGTTAGGCAGTGGGACATCGATTACACAAGCTGCGATGCGCGAATTGTCGAAAGCGGGAGTGATGGTTGGATTTTGTAGTGGTGGCGGCACACCGTTGTTTAATGGAACAGAACCTGAGATCGGGTGTGATTTTTTTAGCCCACAGAGTGAATATCGCCCTGTTATCTATCTGCAACAATGGTGTCGATTTTGGTTTGATGATGAAAAACGTTTAGTTATCGCTAAAGCGTTACAACAACGCCGACTGTCTTTGCTGGAAGTGATTTGGTCAAAATTAGATTGGACTTATCCTACTGAAAAGCTCAGTGCATTGGTGCAACAGTATCAGCAGGAATTTGAGCAAGCGGTGCACAGCCAAGCGTTACTGGCTGCCGAAGGGCGTTTAACCACGAAACTCTATGCTTTGGCAAATCAAGCAACTATAAATGATCCCATTTTTAAACGGAGTGAGCGTGGTCAGAGTGTAGATAGTGTGAACCAGTTTTTAGATCACGGTAACTATTTAGCCTATGGTTTGGGGGCAACAGCTTGTTGGGTATTAGGCTTACCTCATGGTTTGTCTGTATTGCATGGTAAAACTCGACGAGGCGGATTAGTGTTTGATACGGCGGATATTATTAAAGACAGTATGATTTTGCCGCAAGCGTTTATTTCGGCACAAAAAGGCGAATCAGAAAAGGAATTTCGCCAAGCCTGTATTGAAAACCTGCTGCATTTTGGTGCACTTGATATCATGATTGATACCTTGAAACAACTTGCTCAACAAGGAGAGTCGGATGAATATTTTGTTAGTTAG
- a CDS encoding ADP-heptose:LPS heptosyl transferase I (COG0859 ADP-heptose:LPS heptosyltransferase): MKICLVKTSSMGDILHTLPALTDAQNAIPNLQVDWVVEENFAEIPHWHSAVNQVIPIALRRWRKSPLTADTQNQWKNYRTLLQAEQYDAVIDAQGLFKSAFFATRLAKGTKHGYDRHSIREPIASFFYDKKYAISYQQHAVERIRQLFAQSLHYALPQTQGDYGIARHFPTEASDTPYVIFFHGTTRQDKFLPDEQWRKLAEKVTALGLEIRLPWSNASEKQRAEMIAQDLALVKILPKSRLTELAQQIVNARAVVSVDTGLAHLTAALDKCNITLYGATDPNLIGTYGRHQHYLVADSMAAFQTDHILQKLTALLLQSNEQS; the protein is encoded by the coding sequence ATGAAAATTTGTTTAGTCAAAACCTCATCGATGGGCGATATTTTACACACACTTCCCGCCCTGACCGATGCTCAAAATGCGATCCCCAATTTACAAGTGGATTGGGTGGTTGAGGAAAATTTTGCTGAAATTCCACATTGGCACAGTGCCGTCAATCAGGTTATTCCGATTGCGTTACGTCGTTGGCGAAAATCCCCTTTGACAGCTGACACGCAAAATCAATGGAAAAACTACCGCACTTTATTGCAAGCCGAGCAATATGATGCAGTGATTGATGCACAAGGGCTATTCAAAAGTGCATTTTTTGCTACTCGTTTAGCAAAAGGCACAAAACACGGCTACGATCGCCATTCCATTCGTGAGCCAATCGCCTCCTTTTTTTATGATAAAAAATATGCGATTAGTTACCAACAACACGCAGTAGAACGTATCCGCCAACTATTTGCGCAAAGTCTTCATTATGCGTTACCACAAACACAAGGCGATTATGGCATTGCTCGCCATTTCCCAACCGAAGCAAGCGACACGCCTTATGTGATATTTTTCCACGGCACGACACGCCAAGATAAATTCTTGCCAGATGAACAATGGCGAAAATTAGCAGAAAAAGTGACCGCACTTGGTTTAGAAATTCGCTTACCTTGGTCAAATGCATCAGAAAAACAGCGTGCTGAAATGATCGCTCAAGATCTGGCGTTGGTAAAAATTCTGCCCAAGTCTAGACTAACAGAACTTGCCCAACAGATTGTCAATGCGCGTGCAGTCGTCTCAGTAGATACAGGGCTCGCGCATTTAACGGCAGCATTAGATAAATGCAACATTACCTTATATGGTGCGACAGACCCCAACTTAATTGGCACTTATGGGCGACATCAGCATTATTTGGTCGCGGACAGTATGGCAGCATTCCAAACAGATCACATTTTGCAAAAACTCACCGCACTTCTGCTACAATCCAATGAACAGAGCTAA
- a CDS encoding PtsB (COG1264 Phosphotransferase system IIB components) produces MNFQQIAQQVIDKLGGKDNISAAAHCATRLRIVVKDETLIDKEGIENIEGVKGQFSVAGQYQIIFGSGTVNKVYAELSQILGIGDMTTSEVANAGNEKQGLLQRLVKGLADIFVPIIPAIVAGGLLMGIHSMLTAKGFFVEGKNVVDLYPAIADLVDFINTVANAPFVFLPVLLGFSATRKFGGNPFLGAALGMLLVHPALSDGWNYALTLAKGNIQYWNIFGLEIERVGYQGTVIPVLVASWVLATLEKNLRKIVPSFLDNLITPLFALFITGLLAFTVIGPLGREAGSLISTGLTWLYDTLGFVGGAIFGTLYAPIVITGMHQTFIAVETQLLAEVARTGGTFIFPIAAMSNIAQGAACLGAAYVMKDAKVRGIAVPSGISALLGITEPAMFGVNLRYRYPFISAMIGAGISSAVIALFNVKAIALGAAGLPGIPSIKPDSLAMYCVGMLISASIAFTLTVILGKRAQLKAE; encoded by the coding sequence ATGAACTTCCAGCAAATCGCACAACAGGTGATTGACAAACTCGGTGGTAAAGACAATATCTCTGCAGCTGCACATTGTGCAACACGTTTGAGAATCGTTGTAAAAGATGAAACGCTCATTGATAAAGAGGGCATCGAAAATATCGAGGGCGTTAAAGGGCAATTTTCAGTTGCGGGGCAATATCAAATTATTTTCGGCTCAGGCACGGTCAACAAAGTTTACGCTGAGTTAAGCCAAATTTTAGGTATCGGTGATATGACGACCTCTGAAGTGGCAAATGCCGGTAACGAAAAACAAGGCTTGTTGCAACGCTTAGTCAAAGGATTAGCTGACATCTTCGTACCAATTATCCCTGCAATTGTTGCTGGTGGTTTGTTAATGGGTATTCACAGTATGTTGACAGCAAAAGGCTTCTTCGTTGAAGGCAAAAATGTTGTCGATCTGTACCCTGCCATTGCTGATTTAGTGGATTTTATTAATACCGTTGCCAATGCACCTTTTGTCTTTTTACCTGTTTTACTTGGTTTTTCAGCCACTCGAAAATTTGGTGGTAACCCCTTCTTAGGTGCGGCACTTGGCATGTTATTAGTCCACCCTGCACTTTCTGATGGTTGGAACTATGCACTCACGCTAGCTAAAGGCAATATTCAATATTGGAATATTTTTGGTTTAGAAATTGAGCGTGTTGGCTATCAAGGCACGGTAATTCCTGTTTTAGTTGCCTCTTGGGTATTAGCCACTTTAGAGAAAAACTTACGTAAAATCGTTCCTTCATTCTTGGATAACCTTATTACGCCACTTTTCGCCTTATTCATTACTGGCTTGCTTGCCTTTACTGTCATCGGGCCATTAGGACGTGAAGCGGGTTCATTAATTAGCACAGGGTTAACGTGGTTATATGATACTCTCGGTTTCGTAGGCGGTGCAATTTTCGGTACTCTTTATGCCCCAATCGTAATCACAGGTATGCATCAAACTTTCATTGCAGTAGAAACACAATTGCTTGCTGAAGTCGCTCGCACTGGCGGTACATTTATTTTCCCAATCGCAGCAATGTCAAATATTGCGCAAGGTGCTGCTTGTTTAGGTGCAGCTTATGTGATGAAAGATGCCAAAGTCAGAGGTATCGCAGTGCCTTCTGGTATCTCTGCCTTGTTAGGTATTACTGAACCTGCAATGTTTGGTGTCAACTTACGCTATCGTTACCCATTCATTTCTGCAATGATCGGCGCGGGTATCTCTAGCGCAGTCATCGCCTTATTCAATGTGAAAGCCATCGCACTTGGCGCTGCAGGTTTACCAGGTATTCCATCAATTAAACCTGACAGCTTAGCGATGTATTGCGTAGGAATGTTGATTTCCGCCTCTATCGCCTTTACCTTAACTGTCATCTTAGGTAAAAGAGCGCAACTCAAAGCAGAATAA